From Misgurnus anguillicaudatus unplaced genomic scaffold, ASM2758022v2 HiC_scaffold_31, whole genome shotgun sequence:
GGAGTttcccatagcgtcagcggacgcaatgtcGAGTGACCGCTCTCGAAAGGGAACTTTGATGAACTCTTTTTGATCCACTACGAATGTTGACAAGTCTATATCAATGTATTTCTAATCTGTAGATGATTCTTACCTGTTCGTATTATTGCTTTAGGACATCTATAGTGATAGTAAAACCCACCAGCAGCTGTTAGAGCAACAATAACCAGGACACCAACAACACATAATCCAACTATAACATATGAAGACAGAACTGTattgacagagagagagagagagagagagagagagagagagagagagagagagagagagagacattaaTGTACCTGAATctgatatactgtatatgtatgACAGAAACTATGAGACATCAGCACAATAATGTCATACATATAAAATGGATTTGTGAGAAGGCTGATTATAAAATGTGTTCCCTACCTAAATACTGTTTCgtgtaaatacaataatgttttataGTTTATTCTTATGCCTCTTGAACCTGTTAAAACTTGCTGTTGGTGTGGTAGTTCTCCGACACCTAGCGCAAATGTGCTTTCGGTTTCCCTTGTAGCCCACATTCCCCTCTCCACCGAATACCATTTTTAGGCAGAATCAATTAAGagtctgttttaaaaaaatgcgaATTAACAAGAAATATTCCAGATgcatatgtatgtatatatgtatatatgtttgtgtgtgtgtgtgtatttgtgtgcgtgcgtgcgtgcgtgtgtgtggcattgggtcaaaaaggaatgagcccaaagattttttttatatgaccTAACAATGCGTTTAAACAACCAATGCAATATAAACGTTTATAGCAGGACGGTGTGTGACCTTTTTGTGAATATGCATCAGAGACTGACTTCATTAACAGAAAAGTATTCTTGTAGCTTCATGAAATGAAGATTGAATCACAACAATGTCTTTATAGACCTTAACAGTTGTGAGTTGCATTGCTGTCTAAgctcagaaagctctcggatttcatttaaaatatcctcatttgtgttctgaagatgaacgaaAGTCGTACAGGAAggtaattaattatttttgggtgaactaatgctttaaaagacaaaatttactcaccactgACATGAACACTGAATCTCCTCTGAATGGATCGTCTACTGCTGATCATATTCAGTTCataaagtccagtgtgttgagttgtgatgtttgtgatggtgagatctccggTCTGATTATTCAGTATCAGTCGgtctctgaatctcccatcaGCACCATCATATACCGCAAAtgtattgtttgatttatatatttcagCTATCCGTGTGTCATCATCAGGTACAAACATCCACTGTATCAGATCATAGGTCTGTATTTCAGTATTAGTCTTTAAAGTGACCGATTCTCCCATTATCACTGACACTGTCATCACTTTACCTGTGACAacacaaaacacatgaacattaAAGTcagataaacataaaaaatactgaTACAAatgaacaaacacacaaagaaagaaaataataaattttaGAAGCACCTACTGTACATTTGTGAATATTataaaaacttctaaatatTAGTATATGTTAGAAACATTACATCTGTCAGTTCACTATAAAACAAACTGCTGTGTGCAAGTTTAATCAAATTTGTAATAAAAGTTCTTTTAATCTATTATTTTATGGTTTTGACTATTATATAgttataacttataaacaaGTTAGaataatttaacttaatttgttaagttaaagtaaaacaaaaacttttgtagAATAAGAGTACAATACAGTATATTTGTtccttttatcttaacaaattATGCAACCCAAAAAATAATTACCACACAATACACAATTTTTACACTACTTACTTGGTATACCTAGTTactatatttaaaacattaaagaagAGAAACAGCTTCACTTCCTGTTTGAGGTTAATTCTCAAGAAGAAATATcaaatgtatacagtatattaaaccAGAAAAATGTCTAGTAGAAGTAAGAAAAAAAccaacaaaacaaaagaaaatcaGTTTGGGGTGAAGGAAAGAGTTTAAACTTGaaactttgttttaaaaactgataaaaattCAATGGGCCTTAGTCTACTGGGGGCCAGTggcatgtttaccattttgggggccCTATGCAAAGTCCAAGAACCAAGGCCCCCCATGCCCCAGCATTGTCCAAGGTTTTTCAATTGAAttgcacaacaataataatCAGTATATAGACTTaagtgagatatatatatatatatatatatatatatatatatatatatatatatatatatatatatatataaaccggtttattttgttttacactgcttaaaataacactaaattgTTACAGTTTGGTATGGCAAATGTTTTTGACatattttttggtttaaaaaaaatgtttcacgcCCCTCTCAGATATATCTTTTGCTTGCAAATGTCTTATaggatgtatttaaaacaatgtaattaatactgcaacttcagtgtctgacatcttactaaaaaaactaaatgaggaAAAAGAGGAAGCATTAGATTATGATTCAGACTGATCTAACAAACTGAACTAACAAACACCAGCAAACAACATTGTAAGTTGGTTATTGCTTGAATTTATAGATGGGAATCACATAACTCTCATGTTcatattgcaaaaacaaacttactgtgagatacaacaagcatatagactataaatacattaaagatGAGATATTAATGACAATGATGAGATACAGAAtatgatttatgtattttagaCATGATTTAAACCCCTGTGTGGTGTTTTTATCATGTCTATTGTACGAGCGAGCGTGGAACAAAAGATGCGTGTCACTGATCAAACCAAACCACCAATCACAGGTGTGAAGCCCAAAGTCTTTAAAGTAAACTTGACCATCGAGTGAATGTTGTGCAGTTACGAGAGCACAGAGAGAGTCGAGCGAGCGCTCATTCCAGCACTTGTGTGGCTGCATTTGCAGAGGTGCGCTGTCCCGTAGAGTTCGCTCATGAAGTAGCCTATATGTGCCCTCGCGAGGATGCGCGCAAATATTATTCTACATGCATACTTGCACATCTCTCGCTCGCGCGTGCTTTATCCGTGCCTTAAATTTGGGTCTGAATAAACGTAACATACTTTCGCACACCTTGTGGCCAGTAGGGGGCCCCCCAAGCCCGGGAGGCCCTACGCAATTGCGTAGTTTGTGTGGtgggtaaacacgccactgaCTGGGGCCCAATAATACAATTTGACAACCCACAGCTCACAGATGAACACTGTGACATCATTTCGTGAGTAGCAACACAAAACTGTCCATTCAGAACCCAGACACTATAGAGAAAGAGTTCATGGTACTGACATGAACCAAAGACAAAGTGCAGAGATTGTGTAAAAGAATGACTGTAGAATTGCAGATAACAGCAATTTTACATTATATACATCATTGTTTACAGAGTAATATTCTGAAAAAGATATTTATTGTATTGAGAAATTTGATTTACTCACCACTGACAGTAACTGTGAATGACTGATGTATAGTATAACTACCGCTGCTGTTGCTGAGATCTACTTCATAAAGTCCAGAGTGTTtggttgtgatgtttgtgatggtgagatctccagtctgaacATTCAGCTGCAGTCTGTCTTTGAATCTCCCATCATGAACATCATCATATATAGAGAAGAAAGCAGTGTTTCTGTTGAGTTCAGCTAGAGGAGAGCTTTCATGACGAAATCTCCACCGTATCACATCATATTTCTGGATATCAAGATCATCAGTGAGTAAAGTAACAGAGTCTTcttccatcactgacactgactttcCTCCACCTGCACCAACCACAcctgcacacacaaacagaaatcTGATGATTCATAAAGAGACAGCAAAAAACATCCAGAAGAGGACatgcttttaaaatcaagtaactAAAAGTTACTGCAGGAGTGAAGAGCAAACAGATGGACGGAGATTTTAAAACCAGTATTAAAACCACAATGATGTAGTTAAGATCATTATTGATGTAAAGCTTGAGATACTCACTAACACTAAATTTTTTTCTTGTAGGAGTCACTCTGGTAAAGTCTAGTtgataaagtccagtgtgttgAGTTATGATGTTtctgatggtgagatctccagtctgatgatTCACCTGCAGTCTGTCTCTAAATCTCAATTCACTGCCAGCATATACTGAAACTAAATTGGCCTCACGGTTTATTTGAGCTATGCGATCCTCTTTCTCACCAAACCTCCAATCTAAGAAATAATTTTTCTGTATGTCAGTAATATCGGagtgtagagtaacagaatctcccttcatcactgacactgacttcacatcatcaccaaacacacctgaagaacACAAACAGAGACAATCTgaatttacagtatatatataaagGGTCTGTCAATATCGTCTATaaacctggaccacaaaaccaggcATAAGGGTCTACTTTTTTTGTTGAGAATTTGAATGAATAAGCTGTCAATTAATGTATGGTTTGGTAAGATAGGATAATATTTGGCAGAGATACAACGatttaaaaatctgaaataagggtgccaaaaattacaatattgagaaaatcaccttttaaGAAGTccttaaataaagtttttaatccgaaaataaagtttttatatatttatagtagACAGAATATGTTCATAGAACATGATCTTTAATTTTTTgacataaagaaataaaaaaattgaccaTGTTTTGTTGGTTAAATGTGTGTTGTGGTCCAGGGTAACATATGAGATCTTACACAAACAAATCAAACCAAATAAAAGTGTTTCTAAAGAAATCTAATAGTGAAACATTTAATATGAAACTATAGCATCAGACAAACAttaatgaagagtttcgttgcaaaacgagataaccaccctttttttaattgttcagaaatctcgctttttggttgtgcattccaattaatttcaattcaactgcagttggtttgttttgatttaaaccttcataacttaaaaaatacagctaagtagcaccataaaacaaaataataacatgataacataataataaacatgttttgacaaaaatgttaaaaaatggatttatctcgttttgcaacgaaactcttcatttacagTATGAGTTCACTAACACTACTGAAGGTCATGGGTTTTTAAATGTGGATCTTAAACTAGTTGCTTTTGCATATTTAAACTAATCTGTATCAACTTGAATAAAGAAACACCTAAATATTACAAACAAAACTGCTTGcagttattatattattaaacaaatgcacatttttgaaACCAAAACTTACCGTTGATGAATAAAGAGACGATGcaaggttattatagttttgcttttttaaattagtttttattttagtatcgttttcaattttgctttaaatttaagtttagttttagttagtttcatggatggttttgttagttttagtttagtttttattttgcaaacacattttatttagtttcagttaTAGTTTTAGTAATTATAGTTTAGCAGCTAACAGCAGCTAGACTGTCTgacatatttattagttaactGAGGTTGCTGTCAGCCTCAGCTAACCTCACATTCATAAAGCGCCATCTACAAGTAAAgactccttaaaagtttgtaaacattgcaacgtCTCCGGGTGGGCGGGGATTAGTTAGAGGCAAAAAGAGGCGCGGACGCAATGCTGACAAGCGTAAACTAGGACATTTTAGaagggatttattaaacatagatGCAGAAGAAGGTTCGGAACTGTCCAAATATGTAAAGTTACTGACTCTGcgtgacagctatttttgtaaattaactctgTAACAGTTAGTTCTTGTATCTTGTTCCCATTGGAAacattttaaccaggttttggatatttcctaCATATGAAGTATTTTCGGCTGGTTTGTGGAATTTTGTCAAGGCTTATTGTCTAatgtaacctatcgctgggctaactatgatt
This genomic window contains:
- the LOC129452996 gene encoding uncharacterized protein isoform X1 is translated as MKGDSVTLHSDITDIQKNYFLDWRFGEKEDRIAQINREANLVSVYAGSELRFRDRLQVNHQTGDLTIRNIITQHTGLYQLDFTRVTPTRKKFSVSVVGAGGGKSVSVMEEDSVTLLTDDLDIQKYDVIRWRFRHESSPLAELNRNTAFFSIYDDVHDGRFKDRLQLNVQTGDLTITNITTKHSGLYEVDLSNSSGSYTIHQSFTVTVSGKVMTVSVIMGESVTLKTNTEIQTYDLIQWMFVPDDDTRIAEIYKSNNTFAVYDGADGRFRDRLILNNQTGDLTITNITTQHTGLYELNMISSRRSIQRRFSVHVSVLSSYVIVGLCVVGVLVIVALTAAGGFYYHYRCPKAIIRTVMEGQSVRLKTDVDNIKTDDVIEWRFKTGLFQKTLIRKIKKNKITTGGDERFSNNVELIESTGSLLITNITTDRSGLYELKITSGGITSYKRFRVIDFNRTKWAMTNWFWKWKRPASQYEL